A DNA window from Ranitomeya imitator isolate aRanImi1 chromosome 2, aRanImi1.pri, whole genome shotgun sequence contains the following coding sequences:
- the LOC138663043 gene encoding zinc finger protein 585A-like has protein sequence MWSAALQVEVSTISDPLSEDLLQKNIFLIYPSKMDMDRDKMAERILHLTLEILFRLTGEDYTVVKKISSDRCQDPVSEGWGRPLSPITGPPPHPLIHEDINDQKILELIYKMIELLTGEVPIRCQDVAVYFSMEEWEYLEGHRDLYKNVIMEVPQPLTSPDLSSKRTTPERCHCPLLPQDCKQEDSNAPQDHQGEDLTHINTTETYVRGDERCKEEIPTYDYPADDCTRRSEGQLTSSVFKSDDLEILQDTTEGNAITPDISSSIHSKDLSSGPMKQVPSSDSFLTTKENQSHKRGIKRQSASEANKSFYCSECGKCFKWKINLDSHQRIHTEEKPFTCSECGKGFNQKWYLVSHQRTHTGEKPFSCSECGKRFKWKIDLVYHHRTHTGEKPFSCSECGKCFIQKSDLVRHHRTHTGEKFFPCSECGKCFNQKSLLVTHHRIHTGEKPFSCSECGKCFIQKSDLVRHHRTHTGEKPFSCSECGKCFNQKSDLVTHHKTHTGEKSFSCSECGKCFNQKWHLVRHQSSHKEEKPFSCSECGKCFNQKSGLVRHHRTHTGEKSFSCSECGKCFNQKCHLIRHQSSHKEAKPFSCSECGKCFNLKSDLVRHHRTHTEEKPFFCSECGKCFNLKSDLVSHQRIHTEEKPFTCSECGKGFNQKWYLVSHQRTHTGEKPFSCSECGKRFKWKIDLVYHHRTHTGEKPFSCSECGKCFIQKSDLVRHHRTHTGEKFFPCSECGKCFNQKSLLVTDHRIHTGEKPFSCSECGKCFIQKSDLVRHHRTHTGEKPFSCSECGKCFNQKSDLVTHHKTHTGEKSFSCSECGKCFNQKWHLVRHQSSHKEEKPFSCSECGKCFNQKSGLVRHHRTHTGEKSFSCSECGKCFNQKCHLIRHQSSHKEAKPFSCSECGKCFNLKSDLVRHHRTHTEEKPFFCSECGKCFNLKSDLVRHHRTHTREKPFSCSECGKCFTRKSLLVTHHRIHTGEKPFSCSECGKCFNQKWHLFSHQRTHKEEKPFSCSECGKGFIHKSDLVRHHRTHTGEKSFSCS, from the exons gtctctacaatatcggatcctctcagtgaagatcttctacaaaagaatattttcctgatttacccatcaaagatggatatggacagagacaagatggcggagaggatattacacctcaccctagagatcctattccggcttactggagag gattacacagtggtgaagaagatctctagtgatcgctgtcaggaccctgtgtctgagggatggggaagacccctgagcccaatcacggggcctccacctcaccccctgatccatgaggacatcaatgaccagaagatcctagaactcatctacaagatgattgagctgctgactggagag gttcctataagatgtcaggatgtcgctgtctatttctccatggaggagtgggagtatttagaaggacacagagatttgtacaagaacgtcataatggaggttccccaacccctcacatctccag atctatccagtaagaggacaacaccagagagatgtcactgtcctcttcttccacaggactgcaaGCAAGAAGattccaatgctcctcaggatcatcag ggtgaagatctgacccatattaatactacagagacatatgtgaggggtgatgagcggtgtaaagaggagattcccacatatgactacccag cagatgactgtaccaggagatcagagggacagttgacatcttcagtttttaaatctgatgatcttgagatcctacaagatacaactgaaggcaatgccattactccagatatatcatcatccattcacagcaaagatctgtcatctggtcctatgaaacaggtcccatcttctgattcatttctaactactaaggaaaatcaaagtcataaACGAGGCATTAAAAGACAATCTGCTTCTGAAGCAAATAAGTCTTTttactgttcagaatgtgggaaatgttttaaatggaaaataaatcttgatagccatcaaagaatccacacagaggagaaaccttttacctgttcagaatgtgggaaaggttttaaccagaaatggtatcttgttagtcaccagagaacccacacaggggagaagcctttttcctgttcagaatgtgggaaacgttttaaatggaaaatagatTTGGtttatcaccatagaactcacacaggggagaagcctttttcctgttcagaatgtgggaaatgttttatccagaaatcagatttggttaggcaccatagaactcacacaggggagaagttttttccctgttcagaatgtgggaaatgttttaaccagaaatcactgcttgttactcaccatagaattcacacaggggagaagcctttttcctgttcagaatgtgggaaatgttttatccagaaatcagatttggttaggcaccatagaactcacacaggggagaagcctttttcctgttcagaatgtgggaaatgttttaaccagaaatcagatttggttacgcaccataaaactcacacaggggagaagtctttttcctgttcagaatgtgggaaatgttttaaccagaaatggcatcttgttagacatcagagcagtcacaaagaggagaagcctttttcctgttcagaatgtggtaaatgttttaaccagaaatcaggtttggttaggcaccatagaactcacacaggggagaagtctttttcctgttcagaatgtgggaaatgttttaaccagaaatgtcatcttattagacatcagagcagtcacaaagaggcgaagcctttttcctgttcagaatgtgggaaatgttttaacctcaaatcagatttggttaggcaccatagaactcacacagaggagaaaccttttttctgttcagaatgtgggaaatgttttaacctgaaatcagatttggttag CCATCAAAGAATCCACACAGAGGAGAAACCTtttacctgttcagaatgtgggaaaggttttaaccagaaatggtatcttgttagtcaccagagaacccacacaggggagaagcctttttcctgttcagaatgtgggaaacgttttaaatggaaaatagatTTGGtttatcaccatagaactcacacaggggagaagcctttttcctgttcagaatgtgggaaatgttttatccagaaatcagatttggttaggcaccatagaactcacacaggggagaagttttttccctgttcagaatgtgggaaatgttttaaccagaaatcactgcttgttactgaccatagaattcacacaggggagaagcctttttcctgttcagaatgtgggaaatgttttatccagaaatcagatttggttaggcaccatagaactcacacaggggagaagcctttttcctgttcagaatgtgggaaatgttttaaccagaaatcagatttggttacgcaccataaaactcacacaggggagaagtctttttcctgttcagaatgtgggaaatgttttaaccagaaatggcatcttgttagacatcagagcagtcacaaagaggagaagcctttttcctgttcagaatgtggtaaatgttttaaccagaaatcaggtttggttaggcaccatagaactcacacaggggagaagtctttttcctgttcagaatgtgggaaatgttttaaccagaaatgtcatcttattagacatcagagcagtcacaaagaggcgaagcctttttcctgttcagaatgtgggaaatgttttaacctcaaatcagatttggttaggcaccatagaactcacacagaggagaaaccttttttctgttcagaatgtgggaaatgttttaacctgaaatcagatttggttaggcaccatagaactcacacacgggagaagcctttttcctgttcagaatgtgggaaatgttttacacgtaAATCACTACTTGTTACTCaccatagaattcacacaggggagaagcctttttcctgttcagaatgtgggaaatgttttaaccagaaatggcatctttttagtcaccagagaactcacaaagaggagaagcctttttcctgttcagaatgtgggaaaggttttatccataaatcagatttggttaggcaccatagaactcacacaggggagaagtctttttcctgttcataa